A part of Lacibacter sp. H407 genomic DNA contains:
- a CDS encoding pyridoxal phosphate-dependent aminotransferase: MQRRDLLKQTALTLAAFSFSRDLFAAEAEKFIQLPDVDKVIKLSSNENPHGPSPASRKAMMDAVNGSNRYPWDVTTKLREEIGALTGHTKEHIVIGAGSSELLGLTAVWAATQKGNAVAPDPTFRLWMPAARKTGLDIKLVPLTEKKETDLQRMKEAMNAETKMVYLCNPGNPTGTIIPANELEAFIKEVAPKVIVLLDEAYTEFCDEPSMAHLVNDYPNLVIAKTFSKVYGMAGARVGYVLAHPATVKKLNELQPWANAGASAVSLAGALAAIKDKVFIDYCKKENAAARAIFYKALEKAGIPYIPSHTSFVYFNTANFGKDVKAMLEAKGIVGARSFEEGTKWLRLSIGTQDEMKKAAAALLS; the protein is encoded by the coding sequence ATGCAACGTCGTGATCTGTTGAAACAAACCGCTCTTACATTGGCCGCCTTCTCTTTTAGCCGGGATCTGTTTGCCGCCGAAGCAGAAAAATTTATTCAGCTCCCCGATGTTGACAAAGTCATCAAATTAAGTTCCAACGAAAATCCGCACGGTCCATCGCCAGCATCACGCAAAGCAATGATGGATGCTGTGAATGGCAGTAACCGCTATCCCTGGGATGTTACTACTAAACTGAGAGAAGAAATTGGCGCACTCACAGGACATACCAAAGAACATATTGTAATTGGAGCAGGGTCATCGGAATTGCTGGGCTTAACTGCAGTATGGGCCGCCACGCAAAAAGGGAATGCGGTTGCTCCCGATCCTACTTTTCGTTTATGGATGCCGGCTGCACGTAAAACTGGACTCGACATTAAACTCGTTCCGCTAACAGAAAAAAAGGAAACTGATCTGCAGCGCATGAAAGAGGCCATGAATGCAGAAACTAAAATGGTTTATCTGTGTAACCCCGGCAACCCCACCGGCACTATTATTCCTGCTAATGAACTCGAAGCATTTATAAAAGAAGTAGCACCCAAAGTAATTGTGTTACTCGATGAAGCCTATACCGAATTTTGTGATGAACCCAGCATGGCACATCTGGTAAACGATTATCCAAATCTTGTAATTGCTAAAACATTTTCAAAAGTATACGGCATGGCAGGTGCAAGGGTTGGCTATGTATTGGCACATCCTGCAACCGTTAAAAAATTAAATGAACTTCAGCCGTGGGCCAATGCGGGCGCAAGTGCTGTTTCATTGGCGGGTGCATTGGCAGCAATTAAAGACAAAGTGTTTATTGATTATTGTAAAAAAGAAAATGCAGCAGCCCGTGCTATATTTTACAAAGCATTGGAGAAGGCCGGCATTCCGTATATTCCATCGCACACAAGTTTTGTGTATTTCAACACGGCAAATTTCGGAAAAGATGTAAAAGCCATGCTGGAAGCAAAAGGCATTGTTGGTGCACGCTCATTTGAAGAAGGAACAAAGTGGTTACGGTTAAGCATAGGTACACAGGATGAAATGAAAAAAGCGGCCGCGGCTTTATTAAGTTGA
- a CDS encoding SPOR domain-containing protein, which translates to MHIKKIIYIAFLPLAMAACTGSKTTTSAPTTVKKKTVTTKTVSGYQLQVLNTTDRTEAINAKSLLLSTYPQQKTFLMYQSPYYKIRFGNFLTKSEAVSYQKKVKADFANVFVIPAKFEIKVVE; encoded by the coding sequence ATGCACATCAAAAAAATCATCTATATCGCTTTTCTTCCTCTTGCTATGGCGGCCTGCACAGGATCGAAGACAACTACGTCAGCTCCAACAACAGTTAAGAAAAAGACAGTTACAACAAAGACTGTGAGTGGTTACCAACTCCAGGTACTGAATACCACCGACAGAACTGAAGCCATTAATGCAAAATCACTGCTGCTTTCAACATATCCGCAACAGAAAACATTCCTGATGTATCAAAGTCCGTATTATAAAATACGTTTTGGAAATTTTTTAACCAAGAGCGAAGCAGTCAGTTACCAGAAAAAAGTGAAGGCTGATTTTGCCAATGTATTTGTGATACCGGCGAAGTTTGAAATAAAGGTGGTTGAATAA
- a CDS encoding homogentisate 1,2-dioxygenase — translation MAHYYTLGNIPHKRHTQFRKPDGGLYSEQLFSTEGFSDDYSLLYHCHPPTQIIKTEPQIDVSPQIAEEKMLQHRCFEGFHLKPGGEFLESRVPVLVNGDCHIVLAAPTSGTNGYFYKNTDADEMIFVHEGSGTVKTQYGELPFGYGDYIVLPRGTIYQIEFNDANNRLFIVESFTPLRYPKRYMSKFGQLMEHAPYCERDIRKPQDLKTHDEHGDFLIRAKKKGMLYGLHYGTHPFDVVGWDGCCYPYIFSIHDFEPITGRVHQPPPVHQTFETNAFVVCSFVPRLYDYHPNAIPAPYNHSNIDSDEVIYYVDGDFMSRKNVTRGMITLHPAGIPHGPHPGAVEKSIGAKETKELAVMVDTFRPLMLTKQALEIENGNYVMSWAE, via the coding sequence ATGGCACATTATTATACATTGGGAAATATTCCCCACAAACGTCATACACAGTTCCGCAAGCCCGATGGTGGTTTGTACAGCGAACAATTATTTTCAACCGAAGGTTTTAGTGATGATTATTCGTTGCTGTACCATTGTCATCCGCCAACGCAGATCATTAAAACAGAGCCGCAGATTGATGTAAGTCCGCAGATTGCAGAAGAAAAAATGTTGCAGCACCGTTGTTTTGAAGGGTTTCATTTAAAACCTGGCGGTGAATTTTTAGAAAGCCGTGTTCCTGTTTTAGTGAATGGCGATTGCCATATTGTTTTAGCAGCACCAACCAGTGGAACAAACGGTTATTTCTATAAAAATACAGATGCAGATGAAATGATCTTTGTACATGAAGGGAGCGGCACCGTGAAAACACAATATGGTGAATTGCCGTTCGGTTATGGTGATTACATTGTATTGCCAAGAGGAACCATCTATCAAATTGAATTCAATGATGCGAACAACCGCCTGTTTATTGTAGAATCGTTTACACCACTACGTTATCCAAAACGTTACATGAGTAAGTTTGGACAGTTGATGGAGCATGCTCCTTATTGCGAACGGGATATCCGTAAACCACAAGATCTCAAAACGCATGATGAGCATGGCGATTTTCTCATCCGGGCAAAAAAGAAGGGCATGTTATATGGTTTGCATTACGGCACACATCCATTTGATGTTGTAGGTTGGGATGGATGTTGTTATCCATATATTTTTTCCATTCATGATTTTGAACCTATCACTGGTCGTGTACATCAGCCGCCACCAGTTCACCAAACATTTGAAACGAATGCATTTGTGGTTTGCTCGTTTGTACCGAGGTTATATGATTATCATCCAAACGCAATTCCTGCTCCGTACAATCACAGTAATATTGATAGTGACGAAGTGATCTATTATGTGGATGGCGATTTTATGAGCAGGAAGAATGTAACAAGAGGAATGATCACGTTGCATCCTGCCGGTATTCCACATGGCCCTCATCCCGGTGCTGTTGAAAAAAGTATTGGTGCGAAGGAAACAAAAGAATTGGCGGTGATGGTGGATACTTTCCGGCCGTTGATGCTAACCAAACAGGCATTGGAAATTGAAAACGGAAATTATGTAATGAGTTGGGCGGAATAA
- a CDS encoding metallophosphoesterase family protein, producing the protein MTSIGLISDTHGFLDETVFDHFKNCDEIWHAGDFGTIELANRLATQSGKSIRGVYGNIDGQDVRSIYPEQLIFYCEEVKVMIRHIGGAPPKYNPDTRKELQLHQPNLFIAGHSHILKVIYDDKINCLHMNPGAAGKQGWHKVRTLIRFVIDGSDMKNCEIIELGNR; encoded by the coding sequence TTGACAAGCATTGGACTTATATCCGACACGCATGGTTTCCTTGACGAAACTGTCTTCGATCATTTTAAAAATTGCGATGAAATATGGCATGCAGGTGATTTTGGAACTATTGAATTAGCTAATCGTCTGGCAACTCAAAGTGGCAAATCGATACGAGGTGTTTACGGCAATATTGATGGACAGGATGTTCGATCTATTTATCCCGAACAATTGATTTTTTATTGTGAAGAAGTGAAAGTGATGATCCGGCATATTGGTGGTGCGCCGCCCAAATACAACCCCGACACAAGAAAGGAATTGCAACTGCATCAACCCAACCTGTTCATTGCCGGTCATTCACATATTTTAAAAGTGATCTATGATGACAAGATCAATTGTCTGCACATGAATCCCGGTGCAGCAGGCAAACAAGGCTGGCACAAAGTGCGTACGCTGATCCGTTTTGTGATCGACGGATCAGATATGAAAAACTGCGAAATAATAGAGCTGGGCAACCGTTGA